A part of Thermodesulforhabdaceae bacterium genomic DNA contains:
- a CDS encoding fibronectin type III domain-containing protein, whose translation MKRFFVPLSLGRIFFAITLLLATAPATFASSVTIAWDPVTSVTVGGYKVYYGKTSRSYSAVIDVGNNTTCTISDLMEGNTYYIAVTSYDAQGLESNYSEELTVNTSTKKAGSYFSVVAGASSFSSTDSTVYLNSSFTKPVVILGPPTYNEKDPGVIRLSNVSGSSFTARFQEWKYLGGTHKAETASYIVLNEGRYQPADGSIWEAGTLTLSGTGAWTRVNFSTPFPSVPKVFATVQTGWDPTPVLVRVRNVDTSGFEIAFFHEEAQNKIPHGAEIVGYLAVWAPNDTGNIINTPYVLGGAMVGSSWANAGTFYLLNQEEQSADTETRHKLELVNIMVFGTNVFAQNVWWIDTDPAALRIK comes from the coding sequence ATGAAACGCTTTTTTGTTCCCCTATCACTTGGCAGAATTTTTTTCGCAATCACACTGTTGTTAGCAACTGCACCTGCAACTTTTGCCAGTAGTGTCACCATCGCTTGGGATCCAGTCACATCAGTAACAGTAGGAGGATATAAGGTTTACTATGGAAAAACTAGTAGAAGTTATTCGGCGGTTATCGATGTAGGAAACAATACAACATGTACCATTTCGGATCTTATGGAAGGAAATACTTACTACATTGCTGTCACCTCTTATGATGCCCAAGGTCTGGAAAGTAATTATTCGGAGGAATTAACAGTAAACACATCTACTAAAAAGGCCGGCTCATATTTTTCCGTTGTTGCTGGAGCATCGTCCTTTTCAAGTACTGATTCAACAGTGTATTTGAACAGTTCCTTTACAAAACCTGTGGTAATACTGGGTCCTCCAACATACAATGAAAAAGACCCTGGTGTAATTAGACTTAGTAATGTCTCTGGTTCGTCCTTTACTGCCCGTTTCCAGGAATGGAAGTATCTGGGGGGCACCCATAAGGCAGAAACAGCATCGTATATAGTCTTAAACGAAGGACGTTACCAACCAGCCGACGGAAGTATTTGGGAAGCTGGAACATTAACTTTAAGCGGCACAGGCGCTTGGACCAGAGTAAATTTCTCAACCCCATTCCCTTCAGTTCCTAAAGTCTTCGCCACAGTTCAAACTGGGTGGGATCCAACACCGGTCCTTGTCCGAGTTCGTAATGTCGATACTAGCGGATTTGAGATTGCTTTTTTCCATGAAGAAGCGCAAAATAAAATACCCCACGGTGCAGAAATTGTTGGTTATCTTGCTGTATGGGCTCCTAATGACACGGGTAACATTATAAATACCCCCTATGTTCTTGGCGGCGCTATGGTAGGGTCATCCTGGGCTAATGCAGGGACGTTTTATCTCCTGAATCAGGAAGAACAGTCAGCCGATACGGAAACGAGACACAAACTTGAGCTGGTTAACATAATGGTCTTCGGCACTAACGTGTTTGCTCAAAATGTCTGGTGGATTGATACTGATCCAGCTGCTCTGAGGATCAAATAA
- a CDS encoding right-handed parallel beta-helix repeat-containing protein — MRLRILFSTNVTITTLLCIIFVGFVSNVLAATWIVHPAGVKVTGANEISGLSNINWSLIKPGDELILKGTEGTYQEFLTVTAQGTSSAPIVIRAADGETPVIKGSVVISGSSYVTVKGLTVTESPYAGVIISNGSNHIVVSNCSVYGNALGIWIGDNAGMENLITENTVYNNSTHGIAVDRVNCAPGKETIISANRVYGNGHHGIEIYASYYIIEGNEVFENGSASQGTSGIHIYSAGPQENTGDYNIIRYNISYRNKESSGPDGNGIQLDQWCDNNQVYYNVCFENDGAGISVYDSSNDMIYNNTLIGNMVDPGKSHPFKGELYLASDPGVNGVRNVTVVNNILYSTRPSIPAIAVYSPVTSNPVSIGNNLLYHAGGDILFYWGGQTGKDITTWNKLASGGGDDISGNPQFVSLSGTALSSPRDILLKSSSPAIDKGINLGQRRDILGTSVPLGNGIDIGALESTPSGATPPPPPTNLRIVN; from the coding sequence ATGAGATTAAGAATATTGTTCTCCACAAATGTAACGATAACCACGCTTCTTTGTATAATTTTCGTGGGGTTTGTATCTAATGTTCTTGCAGCCACGTGGATAGTTCATCCAGCAGGAGTCAAAGTAACAGGAGCAAACGAAATTTCGGGACTTAGCAACATAAACTGGAGTCTTATAAAACCGGGAGATGAACTCATTCTGAAAGGAACTGAAGGAACCTATCAGGAATTCCTCACAGTAACTGCCCAGGGAACATCATCAGCTCCTATTGTGATTCGCGCAGCAGACGGTGAAACTCCTGTGATCAAAGGATCAGTTGTTATCTCCGGTTCTTCCTACGTAACGGTGAAAGGTCTTACCGTCACTGAAAGTCCATACGCAGGTGTAATAATCTCTAATGGAAGTAATCATATTGTTGTTTCAAATTGCTCTGTTTATGGAAACGCCCTTGGGATCTGGATTGGTGATAACGCTGGCATGGAAAACCTTATTACCGAGAACACAGTGTATAACAATTCCACTCATGGCATTGCTGTCGATAGAGTAAACTGTGCTCCTGGTAAAGAAACAATCATATCGGCAAATCGTGTGTATGGAAATGGTCATCACGGAATAGAAATCTACGCTAGCTACTATATTATCGAAGGTAATGAAGTTTTCGAAAACGGTTCTGCATCTCAAGGAACAAGCGGTATACATATTTACTCAGCCGGTCCTCAGGAGAACACGGGAGATTACAACATCATTCGCTACAACATATCTTATCGCAATAAGGAAAGTAGTGGACCTGATGGAAACGGCATACAACTCGATCAGTGGTGTGATAACAACCAAGTATATTATAACGTGTGCTTTGAAAACGATGGTGCCGGGATAAGTGTATATGACAGTTCTAATGATATGATCTACAACAACACTTTAATCGGGAACATGGTAGATCCAGGAAAGAGCCATCCTTTCAAAGGAGAATTGTATCTAGCGAGCGATCCGGGCGTTAATGGTGTAAGAAATGTCACAGTAGTAAATAATATTTTATATTCTACAAGACCGTCTATTCCTGCAATAGCGGTTTATAGCCCCGTAACATCTAACCCTGTCTCTATAGGCAACAACCTGCTTTACCACGCTGGAGGAGACATACTGTTCTACTGGGGTGGACAAACAGGCAAAGACATCACTACATGGAATAAGTTAGCTTCAGGAGGTGGTGATGACATTAGCGGAAATCCTCAATTTGTATCCCTTTCAGGAACGGCATTATCTTCACCAAGAGACATTCTTCTTAAATCATCTTCCCCAGCAATAGATAAGGGTATAAATTTGGGACAGCGGCGAGACATACTTGGAACATCGGTTC